A stretch of the Vitis vinifera cultivar Pinot Noir 40024 chromosome 16, ASM3070453v1 genome encodes the following:
- the LOC100243274 gene encoding uncharacterized protein LOC100243274, producing the protein MAQKSEAHFAKMERLRSHRRVQIEDSKPTRYDDDDDEEEPSSRGSIKLRPSEKNVTEDQEPFMGVKVRRRASLHRDYKGDYLDVPSQPFLMKLLGKQGDRQVLFADKALKFTGSGKMKRRTLLITDFAIYIIDSETDMLKRRISLAAVEKICLSELSDNFFAIIIPTEYDLLMASTRKTEIVTVLVDATKNMSDYELEVVFSNRFEYNAASDLVKEVQFEEVEGGVKTRILRK; encoded by the exons ATGGCTCAGAAATCAGAGGCCCACTTCGCGAAGATGGAACGGCTCAGATCGCACCGTCGTGTCCAAATCGAAGATTCCAAACCCACTCGCTacgacgacgacgacgacgaAGAAGAACCAAGTTCACGCGGTTCAATCAAACTGAGGCCGTCGGAGAAGAACGTAACTGAAGATCAAGAGCCGTTCATGGGCGTCAAGGTCCGGAGAAGAGCTTCGCTGCATCGCGATTACAAGGGGGATTATCTCGATGTGCCTTCTCAGCCATTCCTCATGAAGCTTTTAGGGAAACAAG GTGACAGGCAAGTTCTCTTTGCAGATAAAGCTTTGAAGTTCACTGGTTCAGGAAAGATGAAACGGCGTACCCTCTTGATCACTGACTTCGCCATTTACATCATTGACTCAGAGACCGATATGCTTAAACGGAGGATATCACTTGCAGCTgttgaaaaaatttgtttgagtGAACTAAGTGATAACTTCTTTGCAATTATTATTCCAACTGAGTACGACTTGCTGATGGCCAGTACTCGAAAGACCGAGATTGTTACTGTGTTGGTTGATGCTACCAAGAATATGTCTGACTATGAGCTTGAGGTGGTTTTCTCCAACAG ATTTGAATATAATGCTGCCTCTGACCTGGTGAAGGAAGTTCAATTCGAAGAAGTTGAAG GGGGTGTCAAAACAAGAATTTTGAGGAAGTGA